From the Oleiphilus messinensis genome, one window contains:
- a CDS encoding polysaccharide deacetylase family protein — translation MLTDEHQNACVHYVLQTLLADTDADSDVMPLIYYGTPECAPVHAILCIIPSDFFSQYGKFESLPRLPLESIDGTPLLYGKPVISWHGNLLCIHGDIVASAYFMLTGYEEMLDVNRDKHGRFTGQQSFALKAGILRRPIVDEYRILLMKWFNLAGLRIQDQRKFNVVLSHDVDHLFKYGSWLQVARAIFRGLKSASISEPWRAIQVWLGHLKDPFDHFEWMAQLDQACIQRCSFEAKAIYYFMAGGLRPNDLHYEIRSKEALAVIALVKRYGALSGLHSSYASADQPERLKSEKQQLEGLLQSPVILHRHHYLRWRGMGGIQCLESIGILQDSSLAYADVIGYRAGTCRPFFGFNPFEFKQSGVRIHPLSIMDGTLHNNRYLNLDYAQARKLCLDMIDKVKTYNGELVLLWHNNVFDEGYHRKLYPELLEHLVSLQP, via the coding sequence ATGCTAACGGATGAGCATCAAAATGCCTGCGTGCATTATGTACTCCAGACGTTGTTGGCAGATACGGACGCTGATTCCGATGTCATGCCATTAATTTATTACGGCACACCGGAATGTGCCCCGGTACACGCAATTCTATGCATCATACCTAGCGATTTTTTCAGTCAATATGGGAAGTTTGAAAGTCTTCCTCGCTTACCTCTGGAAAGCATTGACGGTACTCCTCTTTTATATGGAAAACCAGTGATTTCCTGGCATGGAAATTTATTGTGTATTCATGGTGATATTGTTGCTTCTGCCTATTTTATGCTGACAGGCTATGAGGAAATGCTGGATGTGAACCGGGATAAACATGGGCGTTTTACCGGACAGCAGTCGTTTGCACTGAAAGCGGGTATTTTGCGTCGCCCTATCGTGGATGAATATCGCATTCTGCTCATGAAATGGTTTAATCTGGCTGGGCTCCGAATTCAGGATCAGCGTAAGTTTAATGTGGTATTGAGTCATGATGTAGACCATTTGTTTAAATATGGCTCGTGGCTTCAGGTAGCGAGAGCGATATTTCGTGGCTTGAAAAGCGCCTCGATTTCTGAGCCCTGGCGAGCGATTCAAGTCTGGCTGGGTCATCTGAAAGACCCTTTTGATCATTTTGAATGGATGGCACAGCTTGATCAAGCATGTATTCAGCGTTGTTCTTTTGAGGCCAAGGCCATTTATTATTTTATGGCTGGAGGTCTCCGACCCAATGATCTCCATTATGAAATCCGCTCAAAAGAAGCTTTAGCTGTAATCGCTTTGGTCAAACGGTATGGCGCATTGTCTGGTCTGCATTCCAGTTACGCCAGTGCGGACCAGCCCGAGCGGTTGAAGTCAGAAAAGCAGCAGTTGGAGGGCTTACTTCAAAGTCCTGTGATTTTGCATCGTCACCACTATTTACGGTGGCGAGGTATGGGGGGGATCCAATGTTTGGAATCTATCGGTATTCTACAGGATAGCTCATTGGCCTATGCTGATGTGATTGGCTATCGAGCGGGAACCTGCAGACCGTTTTTCGGATTCAACCCTTTTGAGTTCAAGCAGAGTGGAGTTCGGATACATCCGTTATCCATCATGGATGGCACTTTGCACAACAATCGTTATTTAAATCTCGACTATGCACAAGCCAGAAAGCTGTGTCTTGATATGATTGATAAAGTGAAGACTTATAATGGTGAATTAGTGCTACTGTGGCACAACAATGTATTTGATGAGGGATACCACCGTAAACTCTATCCTGAGTTGCTGGAACATTTGGTTAGCTTGCAGCCTTAG